A region from the Melospiza georgiana isolate bMelGeo1 chromosome 10, bMelGeo1.pri, whole genome shotgun sequence genome encodes:
- the CLDN16 gene encoding claudin-16 yields the protein MKFFLQYVGFFCAFFSATFLIISTWTDCWMVNADDSLEVSTKCRGLWWECVTNVFDGIQTCDEYDSIYAEHSVKLVLTRAMMITADLLSGFGFLFLVLGLDCVKFLPDEPLIKLRICLVAGVMLLLAGLPGITGSVWYAVDVYVERSSLLFHNIFLGIQYKFGWSCWLGMAGSLGCFLSGSLLTCCMYLFRETSSGRFHSAYSLRKGYSSAATFVTNVHLPSSQTATSKMYAVDTRV from the exons ATGAAGTTTTTCCTCCAATATGTGGGCttcttttgtgcttttttctcTGCTACGTTTTTGATAATATCTACCTGGACAGACTGCTGGATGGTGAATGCCGATGACTCCCTGGAG GTGAGTACGAAATGCCGTGGCCTGTGGTGGGAATGTGTCACAAACGTTTTTGATGGGATCCAAACTTGTGATGAGTACGACTCCATCTACGCCGAGCATTCTG TGAAGCTGGTGCTGACCCGAGCCATGATGATAACAGCAGACCTCCTGTCAGGATTTGGATTTCTCTTCCTGGTCCTGGGACTGGACTGTGTGAAATTCCTTCCCGACGAGCCGCTCATCAAGCTGCGCATCTGCCTGGTGGCTGGGGTTATGTTGCTCCTTGCAG GTCTCCCTGGCATCACGGGCTCCGTGTGGTACGCCGTGGATGTCTACGTGGAGCGCTCCTCCCTGCTCTTCCACAACATCTTCCTGGGCATCCAGTACAAGTTTGGTTGGTCCTGCTGGCTTGGCATGGCGGGGTCACTTGGCTGCTTCTTGTCCGGgtccctgctcacctgctgcaTGTATCTCTTCAGAG AGACCAGTTCTGGAAGATTCCATTCTGCCTACTCCTTGAGGAAGGGCTATTCCTCAGCTGCCACCTTCGTAACAAACGTGCATTTGCCATCCTCCCAGACAGCCACCTCCAAAATGTATGCGGTGGACACAAGGGTGTGA